The following proteins come from a genomic window of Alnus glutinosa chromosome 10, dhAlnGlut1.1, whole genome shotgun sequence:
- the LOC133880004 gene encoding cytochrome P450 77A3-like, translating to MLFWKQSLDQLLLSPPEISCSFHFYIIFQASIFTSFSLSMASLTFSSASLSSSNHLLFTVLAFVISGLIFFLTQKTKSKRLHLPPGPPGWPVVGNLFQVARSGKPFFQYVDDLRAKYSPIFTLKMGTRTLIILSDAKLVHEALIEKGQLFATRPRENPTRNIFSSNKFTVNAALYGPVWRSLRRNMVQNMLSSNRIKEFRNVRDTAMEKFSNRLRAEAKANDGVVSVLKNARFAVFCILLAMCFGLEMDEETVEKMDQVMKNVLIVLDPRIDDFLPILSLFFSKQRKRVLEVRKEQVEFIVPLIEKRRKAIQNPGSDKTATSFSYLDTLFDLKVEGRKSSPTDTELVTLCSEFLNGGTDTTATAIEWGIAQLIANPEVQEKLYEEIKLAVGDRKVDEKDVDNMLYLQAVVKELLRKHPPTYFSLTHAATEQTTLAGYDIPTDANVEIFLPGISEDPKLWSDPEKFDPERFVSGKEDADITGVTGVKMMPFGVGRRICPGLGMATVHVHLMLARMVQEFEWSAYPPNSKLDFAGKLEFTVVMKNTLRAMIKPRDY from the exons ATGCTGTTCTGGAAGCAATCCTTGGACCAGCTTTTATTGTCCCCACCTGAAATTTCATGCTCCTtccatttttatatcatattccAAGCTTCCATCTTTActtcattttctctctcaatggcttctctcactttctcttCTGCTTCACTTTCTTCATCCAATCATCTCCTTTTCACAGTTCTAGCCTTCGTTATTTCGGGCTTAATTTTCTTCCTCACGCAGAAAACCAAATCAAAGCGGCTCCACCTTCCTCCAGGGCCACCCGGGTGGCCTGTCGTCGGAAATCTCTTCCAAGTTGCACGGTCGGGAAAACCTTTCTTTCAGTACGTGGATGATCTCCGGGCAAAGTACAGCCCAATTTTTACCTTAAAAATGGGGACCAGAACGTTGATTATTTTGAGCGACGCCAAACTAGTCCACGAAGCCTTGATCGAGAAGGGTCAGCTTTTCGCCACTCGGCCTCGTGAGAATCCGACGCGAAACATCTTTAGCAGCAACAAGTTCACCGTCAACGCCGCGCTTTACGGCCCTGTTTGGCGGTCGCTGAGGCGGAACATGGTGCAAAACATGCTTAGTTCGAACAGGATTAAGGAGTTCCGTAACGTGAGAGACACGGCAATGGAGAAATTCAGTAATCGGCTTCGCGCGGAGGCGAAGGCGAACGATGGTGTTGTCTCGGTGTTAAAAAATGCTCGATTCGCCGTTTTCTGCATACTTTTGGCCATGTGTTTTGGCCTGGAAATGGATGAAGAGACGGTCGAGAAAATGGATCAGGTAATGAAAAACGTGTTGATCGTTCTCGACCCGAGAATCGACGATTTTCTTCCGATCTTGAGCCTGTTTTTCTcaaaacagaggaagagagtTTTGGAGGTTCGAAAAGAACAAGTTGAATTTATAGTCCCCTTAATCGAGAAGCGCAGGAAGGCAATCCAAAACCCCGGATCCGACAAAACTGCGACATCGTTTTCATACCTCGACACCCTCTTCGATCTCAAGGTCGAAGGCCGCAAATCATCGCCCACCGACACTGAATTG gtAACACTTTGCTCTGAATTCCTCAACGGCGGGACGGACACGACGGCAACCGCCATTGAATGGGGCATTGCGCAGCTCATTGCGAACCCAGAAGTTCAAGAAAAGCTCTATGAGGAGATTAAACTAGCCGTGGGTGATCGAAAAGTGGACGAGAAGGACGTCGATAACATGCTGTATCTACAAGCAGTGGTGAAGGAATTGCTGCGCAAGCACCCGCCGACCTACTTTTCACTGACACATGCAGCGACAGAGCAAACAACGTTGGCAGGGTACGATATACCGACAGATGCGAACGTTGAAATTTTCTTGCCAGGCATTAGTGAGGACCCGAAACTGTGGTCGGACCCGGAAAAGTTCGACCCGGAACGGTTCGTTTCGGGTAAAGAGGACGCGGATATAACGGGGGTAACTGGGGTGAAAATGATGCCGTTTGGTGTTGGGAGGAGGATATGTCCTGGTTTGGGCATGGCGACTGTTCATGTTCATCTCATGCTTGCGAGAATGGTGCAGGAGTTTGAGTGGAGCGCTTACCCGCCCAATAGCAAGCTGGATTTTGCTGGGAAATTGGAGTTCACTGTGGTGATGAAGAACACTCTTAGAGCTATGATCAAGCCCAGAGATTATTAA